A region from the Buchnera aphidicola (Astegopteryx bambusae) genome encodes:
- a CDS encoding flagellar biosynthesis protein FlhA, translating into MIPNFSILKNILKDIKAIRWDLFYSPIVLLILLSMMILPLPTFLLDIFFTFNIVLSVMILLSSMFTKNTIEFISFPTILLFSTLLRLALNIASTRVILINGHIGPSSAGNVIESFGHFLVGNNFSTGIVIFIILIIINFIVITKGSGRIAEVGARFALDGMPGKQMAIDADLSSGVIDEKEAIKRRIQVSQEADFYGSMDGANKFVRGDAIAGILIMFVNIIGGILVGIIQHNMNFYLAVKTYSLLTIGDGLVAQIPSLLISTSAGVMVTRISNNKNVSEQIISQLFNNFKIFFFSSIVLLIFGVIPGMPHIIFLFASFLLLFFGIILYFKHYKNNIFDIKEKNNFKNKVEAASWKDVIMEDTIKIELGQDIHFSLNKIIKHDLINKIQMIRKSFANKIGFLPAEVVIKNNFLFKKSEYKIFIKGIEVYRGELFYNLKMIIHNNQNIKISFPYVTSCIEPVYGMKAFWINKKYEFDAKNMNFTIVDANSVLVANLNNILKQNLDELFGYYETQKLLEHVNINIPKLVDEFIPNVINLSTFNQILKNLLYEKVYIRDIKTILETLIHNSSITKDPNELTSIVRISLGKFICQQIFKNRTTVKIITLDNKLENILLKFCTNGKKNLFEPDLANNILIQTKLAMEHQNNINGFFVLVVNHSLRFILSKFLRQKFTMLHVLSFLEIPNKLIIKSTSIIGKM; encoded by the coding sequence ATGATACCAAATTTTTCAATTTTAAAAAATATATTAAAAGACATTAAAGCAATTAGGTGGGATTTATTTTATTCTCCTATTGTATTATTAATATTGTTATCTATGATGATACTTCCATTGCCTACTTTCTTGTTAGACATATTTTTTACTTTTAATATAGTGCTGTCTGTTATGATTTTACTATCTTCTATGTTTACAAAAAATACTATAGAATTTATATCTTTTCCTACAATATTATTGTTTTCAACTTTATTAAGGTTAGCATTAAATATTGCTTCTACTAGAGTGATATTAATTAATGGTCATATAGGACCTTCGTCTGCTGGTAATGTGATAGAATCTTTTGGTCATTTTTTAGTAGGTAATAATTTTTCTACTGGTATAGTAATATTTATAATATTAATAATAATAAATTTTATAGTTATAACGAAAGGTTCAGGAAGAATAGCTGAAGTAGGAGCTAGATTTGCTTTAGATGGAATGCCTGGAAAGCAAATGGCAATAGATGCAGATTTAAGTTCTGGTGTTATAGATGAAAAAGAAGCTATAAAGAGAAGAATACAGGTGTCTCAGGAAGCTGATTTTTATGGATCTATGGATGGTGCAAATAAATTCGTTAGAGGAGATGCTATAGCTGGCATATTAATTATGTTTGTAAATATAATAGGAGGAATATTAGTAGGAATAATACAACATAATATGAATTTTTATCTAGCTGTTAAAACTTATTCTTTATTAACAATAGGGGATGGACTAGTAGCTCAAATTCCATCTTTATTAATATCCACTTCTGCTGGTGTTATGGTAACTAGAATAAGTAATAATAAAAACGTTAGTGAACAAATTATTAGTCAATTGTTTAATAATTTTAAAATATTTTTTTTTAGTAGTATTGTGTTATTAATTTTTGGTGTAATACCAGGTATGCCTCATATAATTTTTTTATTTGCTTCATTTTTATTATTATTTTTTGGTATAATATTATATTTTAAACATTATAAAAATAATATTTTTGATATAAAGGAAAAAAACAATTTTAAAAATAAAGTAGAAGCAGCTTCTTGGAAAGATGTAATCATGGAGGATACTATAAAAATAGAATTAGGGCAAGATATACATTTTTCTTTAAATAAAATAATTAAACACGATTTAATTAATAAAATACAAATGATTAGAAAAAGCTTTGCTAATAAAATTGGATTTTTACCTGCTGAAGTTGTTATAAAAAATAATTTTTTATTTAAAAAATCAGAATATAAAATTTTTATAAAAGGAATTGAAGTATATAGAGGTGAACTTTTTTATAATTTAAAAATGATAATTCATAATAATCAAAATATAAAAATTTCATTTCCATATGTAACTAGTTGTATAGAGCCTGTATATGGAATGAAAGCATTTTGGATAAATAAAAAATATGAATTTGATGCAAAAAATATGAATTTTACAATAGTAGATGCAAATTCTGTTTTGGTTGCTAACTTAAATAATATTTTAAAACAAAATTTAGACGAATTATTTGGATATTATGAAACTCAAAAATTATTAGAACATGTTAATATTAATATTCCAAAATTAGTTGATGAATTTATTCCTAATGTAATTAATTTGTCTACATTTAATCAAATACTAAAAAATTTGTTATATGAAAAAGTATATATAAGAGATATTAAAACTATATTAGAAACTTTGATACACAATTCTTCAATTACAAAAGATCCTAATGAATTAACTAGTATAGTTAGAATTTCTTTAGGTAAATTTATTTGTCAACAAATTTTTAAAAATAGAACTACTGTAAAAATAATAACTTTAGATAATAAGTTGGAAAATATATTATTAAAATTTTGCACAAATGGTAAAAAGAATTTGTTTGAACCAGATCTTGCTAATAATATTTTGATTCAAACAAAATTAGCTATGGAACATCAAAATAATATAAATGGATTTTTTGTGTTAGTTGTAAATCATTCTTTAAGATTTATTTTATCAAAATTTTTAAGACAAAAATTTACTATGTTACATGTATTATCTTTTTTAGAAATACCAAATAAATTAATTATAAAATCTACGAGTATTATAGGAAAAATGTAA